Sequence from the Fulvivirga ligni genome:
GAAGCTTCTTCTACATTAGTGCCATTATTGGGCATTAACAATTCTCCAGGCATAGCCAATACGGTTGGCTCATCTTCAAATGCTGGTAAAGTACCATTAGCTCTCTTCTTAAGAAGTTCCTCGCTCCCTGCCATCTCTCTAAAACCCGTTATACCATTGGCAAGCAATAGTTTAAAATTATGCGTAGGATCTGGTTTATTGAAAACATGTAAGTGCATGTCAATAAATCCCGGCACTACATATTTGCCAGTCGCATCAATTGTCTGAATGCCATCGCCGGCAGGTAATGACTCTGAAATATCAGCAATTACACCATCCTTGATTAGCACATTGGTAACATCAGAAATGGCTCCACTTTTAGGATCCACAACTTTCACATTCTTTAATAGAATGGGAGCTGCCACATCTACTTCTCGTTCAATTTCCACTAAAGTGTGCTCTGAACCACAAGCGGCGAAAATCAATAGTACCAACGAAAATATTATTCCTTTTTTCATCCTTAAAATCCCTTTACTAATATTTAATTATTCCACTTTAACCAATCATCCATCTCTTTATAGATGTTTGCCACCAAGTCATCTCTATCTATTCCTGGTAGATCGTTATTCACTACATACCCCATTTGGGTTAAAGCATATGATAGACAAGCATAACTCGACCTAAATTGTTCAAGCATAGACTTTGAAATCTCAAGCTTGCCTCCAGGCACTACTGTGTTAATACTATCTTGCTCATAGACGGCCGTTAAGCCATTAATCAACCACTCTTCAGCTTCTTTTTTTAAACTATATATCAATTTAGCATCTGAGTTCAATTCACAAAGCACATTTTGAATTTTCAATCGCTTCTGTATGGTTGCCATAACAATTGCAACAGCTCTGTCTCCATTTACCCAAACCAGAGTATTATGAAGCTTGTGAGGCGCCCTTCCCTCCATGTTCTCTGACGCCTCTACAAACCCAAAACCTGTCCCTTCATACCAACTAATGCTCACTTTAGAATTCTTTGAAAAGCACTTTTTCATTTCTACCCACTGAGCATTATCTCTACAGAACCTTTCGAACTCTATTAATTCCTTGATTCGCTGCTTTTCTAAATCTACTTGGTAAGATGTGGCAGTCGGTTTTTTTAACAAATGACTTAACATCCCTTTATACTAACCCTCTTTTCTTTAAGCCATCAATCAAGTCGACTGCAAATGTCGGCGGATGCAGTAGATAGCCTAGATGCCCGCCAGGTACATACAGGACATCTGTTCCGAACTGACTAGCCAGAATAGTAACTGGCCATGCCGCCACTGCCTGTATCGACTCCCTACCTACACAAAAGGCTATTTTACCTTTATTGGCTCTGAGCACGTCCGTATCAAAATCAGTAGACGGGTATTGTCTTACTTCATGTTCGAACCAATAGACTACGTTGGGATTATCACTACCATCATTTTTCTTCATGATTTCCCCATCAGCCGTACCGGGGATGTATGAATCTACAAACTTGCGTTTAGCAGCTCCTGCTCCCTCTTCCTTATATAAATCATATAGGTCATGATTAGCCTTTTCCCAATTTTCTGTATCATTTAGGTATTTTAAAGCCGTGGGTTCATGCGGAATAAGTGCTTTTATTAAGTCTGGGTGTAATGACATTAACTGAAGAGAAACCAGTGCGCCGGAGCTACTGGCAAAAACATATGCCGGCTCATTAGTAAGGTATTTGATTAGCTCTGCCGCATCATTAGCATCAGTGTTTATTCGTTTTGAATAATCTTGATCCCCTTGTAGCTCAGATCCCGAAAAGCCTCTTCTATCATAGGTGGCCACGGTAAAAGTTTCACTGAGGATTTCCCTTATCCCGTTAAATATAAAATGATCACCATTCGCACCCGGTATCATCAACATCAACGGTCCGTCTCCTTTAGTTTCATAGTATAATGAAGCGCCATCTACGTTTAAAATTCCAGACTTCACACCTTCAACAGATTGATTCATACTTTTCATAATCTTAAAATTTTAATTTTAGTAAACTTTCAACATTTTGATAACCGATCTTATGCTTATCAGCTTCGCTAATGGGAGCGTTTTCCAAGAATGCTCTGGCCCCATCATGTGGCACATATGGATAATCTACTGCATATAAAATACGATCAGCCCCTATGATCTGCATACTATGTAGCAGAGAGGGTACTGAAAACATACCACTAGGCGTAATATAAAAATTGTTTTGGAAGTACTCTGAGTAACTACGATCTAAGTTTTTAGATACCGGGGTTAGCACATTTGAGATCCGCTCAAGATAAAAGGTGGCCATCTCACCCCAATGTCCGAGTATAATTTGAAGGTTTGGATATTTATCAAAAACTCCAGCGGCCATCATCCTCACACCGTGGATTCCTGCCTCATTATGCCACCCCCAGCCAGCTGTAGAGAACCTGGCACTCACTAACGGATCTAAGCCATCAAAATAAGTATCATACACCGCCTTTGGAGGCACTACAGGGTGTATATAAATAGGCGTTTCTAATTTTTCTGCAGTAGCCAAGATGGGCTCAAAAGATGGGTGATCCAGAAACAAGTTATTGGTTCTGCCATTAATGATCGCAGCATTCATTCCTAGCTCATTCACACATCTTTCCAACTCATAAACAGCCGCCTTTACATCCGCAGTGGGCAGAGATGCAAATCCAGAGAATCGGTCAGGATAATTCTTCATGGCTGTACCTACCAAATCGTTAGCTTTCTTAGCTACATGAGCTGCCTCCGAGCCTGCAACCATTTGTAGTCCGGGGCTGGTGTAGGATAATACCTGCATATCAATGCCATGTTTATCCATATCCGCTATGCGCCCGTCTGCCAGATCGGCAATCTGTTCTAGTGAAGGAGAATACTTGTCATTAATGCTATAGGCATCCTGAAAATGAGGGTTTAGAGCCTTTACCTGATCAATATAGTACGCACTGATTTCCTTAGTGGCAAAATGCTCTTCAGTGGTAATTATCTTTAGCTTTTTATCTTTTGTAGTCATTATTGTAACATTTATGACTGCAAAAGAACAGGAACGCTCACCCTAAAACATTGACCTAGATCAAAATCGACTTTTGGACTTTAATCGGCTGAGGGTTTCCTCCCTTACATCTAAAAAGCTTGCCAGCACCTTATTAGATACCCGCTGAATAAACTCGGGTCTTTTTTCCAGCAGTAGATCAAAGCGCTCCTGGGCAGTAAGTGTAATGTGATTTTCTATTTTTTTATTCTGAAAGAAAAAAGCCTCTTCTAGCATCATACGGTAAAACCGATCCCACTCAGCGTATTTGTCCAGCAGGTAGAAAAATGAATCCCGGTGTAGGCCTAAAAGAACAGTATCTTCAAGTACTTGAAGTGATTCAAGAGAAGGTTGCTGCTGAGTAAAACTCTGTAATACAGTAAGAATTCTATCCTCAAAAGCAATTAACCTGGTTTTTTCTATCCCACTTTTGGTGATATAGAAGGACCTGGCACCTCCTTTCATTATAAAGTAAAAGTAATTGCACACCTCATTGCTTCTCAATATGTAGTCATTCTTCTTATACTCAAAAGTGATGAGCCGATCATGAGCCTCCTCTATCAAGGCCTCATCCATGACCATGAAATGAGAAATGATATTCTTAATGCGTGGATAATACATGAGAAAACAATAACTGGATTTGTTACAAACTATACAAACATAAAAAAACTCCTAAAATTTAATTTAGAAGTTTTTTATTCGAACCCAATTTAACCCTACTTCTCGAGTAGTATCTTCAATCTCTTTTGGCCTTTTATATCTTTTCAACTTAATCACCTTGCCCTGTCATTGAAAGGTTCAAAAATCCAGGGCAACACATGTCGTTTGATTCATCAACTAACAAACTCCGCCCACACTCTAATCCTGAAGGTCGGGCATAAGCGGCAACCATCAGGAGAATAAATATAATAATACTTATAATCCGTTTCATTTCGCTTCACTTTAAGTTCAATACATTAATACCAATAGAGATGCCAAACAGATGAATTTATACACCCATACTTCGAAATCGGGAAAAGTGAAGTGTAGAACGGTTTAGCTTGGGTTTGTTTTGCTTATACTCTCGTGGTTTAAACTCATGTTTTTTCCACCATTCGGAAAACTAGCCATTATATGTATCCAAATGGGATGCTATAAGTGATAACAGGTTTGACTGTTTAACAACAATTTTTATTTTTATTAATAAACTTATAACCATATCATAAAAACTCTGTTATACTTTCTTTTTTGTGCGTAATAAATTTCATAACCTAAACCCATCGTGTTAACTAAATAATGGCTGATAGTACTTTTATAAAAGAAGCATTAAAACGTTGTGAAGATGAAAAAATACATCTCATTGGTTCCATTCAATCTCATGGCTATCTTGTTGGCGTAAATAGGCATGATTATATCATCAAGTATGTAAGTGAAAACATAGAATTGCTGTTTAAAGGCGAGCTACTTGGTGAAAAAATTGACATCATTGATGGTCAAATCAACACTTCGGTAAGTGGAAACACGCTAGTAGAGCTTCTTAACACTCAGGTAAGAACGGAAAATTTTGATGGTTATAATCCTTACAGCATTACTCTAAATGGTGTGCCTTATAACCTGATCACACATACTATATCTGATCTCATTGTCCTAGAATTTGAACCCGAAACAAATGATAGTAAGGGACTGGAAATCAACTCATTCCTAGGTGATGTACTCATTCACCTTAATGTATCTAACAAAACCCTGAAAGAAATTTTTGCGGTAGCTAGTATTAAACTTAAGGACTTGCTAGGCATGGACAGGGTGATGATATATCAGTTTGATGATGACTGGAGTGGCGAAGTGATAGCTGAGGCTAAGGAAAGCGATCTTGAGCCTTATTTAGGCCTGCATTTCCCGGCTACAGATATACCCAGACAGGCTCGTATACTTTACACCAAGAATAAAACCAGGCACATAGCCAGCACACTTTCTGAACCTGTTCACATTCTCTCCAAGTCAAATAAACCATTGGATCAAAGTTTCTGTCAGCTTAGGTCAGTTTCTCCGGTGCATATAGAATATTTGAAAAACATGGGCGTAACGGCCAGTTTTTCCATTTCTCTACTTTGCCATGGTAAACTATGGGGGCTAGTATCATGCCATCATTATTCGCCAAAATTTCTAGATTATAATACCAGAAAGGCTAGTGAAATCATATCGCATTATCTTTCTAATATCGTGGAGTTAAAGTCTGACAAAGATTTAGCTGAGCAAAGAGACAAATATGAGCATGTGGTCCAAACTCTGGAGACTCAGATAAGAGAAGACTGGAATTTAAAATCTGGACTAACATCACACAATACCAATTTACTCTCTTTAAACAGAGCTCAAGGTGCTGCTTTGTTTATTCAAGATGAAATAACAGTAATTGGAGAAACTCCTTCAGAAAATGATGTGAAGGCTATTATTGATGCTTTTTTCAATAGTGATATTCAAGAGGATGTTTTTCACACCACATCTCTTGCACATTTATACCCTTTTACTGAGAAAATGAAAGATGTGGCCAGTGGTCTGATGATAGTGGTCATATCTAAAGAGCTTAAAGAGTGTCTTCTTTGGTTTAAGCCGGAAAAGATACAGAATGTAAGCTGGGCGGGTAAACCTGATAAGGTGCTTACTACCAGCGACGAAGGTGTTGTATCCTTATCACCTCGCAAATCATTTGAAAAGTGGGAAACTACTGTTTCCAATACTTCTGAGAGCTGGCGCCCCTATGAAGTGGAAGCAGCAAAAGTGGTAAAGGAAAAGATTGAAACCTATCTAAGGCTTAAATCCAATGAGGTAAGAAGATTAAATGAAAAACTGACTTTAGCTTATGACGAGCTAAATACCTTTAGCTATACCCTATCTCATGATCTGAGAACACCATTGAATAACATTCATGGTTATCTGGAGCTGTATCTGGAAGAAGAAGGGCTAGATGTAGCTGACAACTTCTATTTACAAAAGGTGATGTCAAACACTGAATTGATGCAAAAAATGATCAAGGAGGTAATGTCATATGCGCAAGTAACCCAGGCAGAGGTAGAATTCACTGATGTTAACGTGCATGAGGTAATTGAGGAGATTCAAGCACAGCTGCACAAAGAGTCACCCAACTGCGTTATTCAAAACGAGCTATCTCCAGATCTCATTATCCAGGGCAATGCTGTAATGCTTTTTCAGATACTGTTTAATCTGGTAGAGAACGCGCTGAAATACCGGGACAAAAATAAAGAGTGCTATGTTAAAGTATTTAGCGAACAAAATGAAGAGAAAATTGATTTATATATAGAGGACAACGGTGTGGGCATTGATCCCAAGGATTTAAATAATATTTTTAGATTATTTAAGCGTGTGAA
This genomic interval carries:
- a CDS encoding amidohydrolase family protein, with the translated sequence MTTKDKKLKIITTEEHFATKEISAYYIDQVKALNPHFQDAYSINDKYSPSLEQIADLADGRIADMDKHGIDMQVLSYTSPGLQMVAGSEAAHVAKKANDLVGTAMKNYPDRFSGFASLPTADVKAAVYELERCVNELGMNAAIINGRTNNLFLDHPSFEPILATAEKLETPIYIHPVVPPKAVYDTYFDGLDPLVSARFSTAGWGWHNEAGIHGVRMMAAGVFDKYPNLQIILGHWGEMATFYLERISNVLTPVSKNLDRSYSEYFQNNFYITPSGMFSVPSLLHSMQIIGADRILYAVDYPYVPHDGARAFLENAPISEADKHKIGYQNVESLLKLKF
- a CDS encoding ATP-binding protein, with the protein product MADSTFIKEALKRCEDEKIHLIGSIQSHGYLVGVNRHDYIIKYVSENIELLFKGELLGEKIDIIDGQINTSVSGNTLVELLNTQVRTENFDGYNPYSITLNGVPYNLITHTISDLIVLEFEPETNDSKGLEINSFLGDVLIHLNVSNKTLKEIFAVASIKLKDLLGMDRVMIYQFDDDWSGEVIAEAKESDLEPYLGLHFPATDIPRQARILYTKNKTRHIASTLSEPVHILSKSNKPLDQSFCQLRSVSPVHIEYLKNMGVTASFSISLLCHGKLWGLVSCHHYSPKFLDYNTRKASEIISHYLSNIVELKSDKDLAEQRDKYEHVVQTLETQIREDWNLKSGLTSHNTNLLSLNRAQGAALFIQDEITVIGETPSENDVKAIIDAFFNSDIQEDVFHTTSLAHLYPFTEKMKDVASGLMIVVISKELKECLLWFKPEKIQNVSWAGKPDKVLTTSDEGVVSLSPRKSFEKWETTVSNTSESWRPYEVEAAKVVKEKIETYLRLKSNEVRRLNEKLTLAYDELNTFSYTLSHDLRTPLNNIHGYLELYLEEEGLDVADNFYLQKVMSNTELMQKMIKEVMSYAQVTQAEVEFTDVNVHEVIEEIQAQLHKESPNCVIQNELSPDLIIQGNAVMLFQILFNLVENALKYRDKNKECYVKVFSEQNEEKIDLYIEDNGVGIDPKDLNNIFRLFKRVNRDPAIQGSGVGLSIVKKLISKHNGTIEVTSEVGKGSIFKITFNKVQ
- a CDS encoding Crp/Fnr family transcriptional regulator, producing the protein MYYPRIKNIISHFMVMDEALIEEAHDRLITFEYKKNDYILRSNEVCNYFYFIMKGGARSFYITKSGIEKTRLIAFEDRILTVLQSFTQQQPSLESLQVLEDTVLLGLHRDSFFYLLDKYAEWDRFYRMMLEEAFFFQNKKIENHITLTAQERFDLLLEKRPEFIQRVSNKVLASFLDVREETLSRLKSKSRF
- a CDS encoding alpha/beta fold hydrolase; protein product: MKSMNQSVEGVKSGILNVDGASLYYETKGDGPLMLMIPGANGDHFIFNGIREILSETFTVATYDRRGFSGSELQGDQDYSKRINTDANDAAELIKYLTNEPAYVFASSSGALVSLQLMSLHPDLIKALIPHEPTALKYLNDTENWEKANHDLYDLYKEEGAGAAKRKFVDSYIPGTADGEIMKKNDGSDNPNVVYWFEHEVRQYPSTDFDTDVLRANKGKIAFCVGRESIQAVAAWPVTILASQFGTDVLYVPGGHLGYLLHPPTFAVDLIDGLKKRGLV